The nucleotide window TTTGGCAGCCCCATTGACCGGGGTccagagaaaaaaaaaggaagggTCGATAACGACGGAGGATGCTCGGCCAACCAAAGTCTCAGCAGATGCCTTGCTTGCCTGCATTGTGTCAGTTTCCCGTCGCTTCTCAACGTCCCTTCCCCAGACCAGTCGCCCGAACTTTAACTCGAACTGCCCTGCCCGTCGTGTAGACCTAGTCGATCTACACTTTCAACTAGCGTACGCACCCTATCGGCCTGACAGCTGAAACTCCAGCCGAGTCCTGGCGGTGGCTCCGCCGTGCCTAACCTAAATGAATCAGAAAGGCTGGTGGGATGAGCCGTGTTGGCATTGGCCATCTGAGCATGTGAGTGATAACTTTGAGTTGTGGCAGCCAGAAAGTGATATCTTGTTGGATAGGGTTGGCGGGCAGCTCTGGTTGGCCACGTGAGCGACAAATCACACTAACCAGCTTCCCCTCCCCTGCAGTGGCCcagtcgccgtcggccgaaCAAGTCACGGTCGCACGGAACATGACAGCAACCGACTTTGTTGTCTTTCagcttttcttttcttcgCCATGTGTGGCTCTCCGTCTGGTCTGGCTTCAATGGAGTGCTCGaccgtcgacggcgtcgaggatgtGACGAAACGCATATAAAGCAACGAGCAGGATCGATAATGCAGCTGCCGTGCTTCACTGCGCTTCCTAGTTCGCTCAGGGCTGCAGCTTTTGCGGACCACCCAACCGAAGGACCACACACtgtcctcctcgctcttcGAAGAAGGTGCGAGAGATTGCTTCTTAAGAGCTCGTTGCGCGAGAGCGCTCGTGCAAACAAACAAACGCCTGCCCAGGCTGGCGCCAATCAGCTGGTGATGTTTGCCCCACCTTCCACCGCCACGGGCCCCGGCAAGCGGACATTCCAGGTCTGAGCGGCTGACCTGGACTCGTCCGAGGCAGCCCTTGCCAAAAGATGCCTTGAGAGAGAGAAGTCCATCGCTAACTTCCAGCTAGCTGACAGTTCTGCAGGTGGCTGCTGTTGATCAGTGCTCCGGCAGTTGTTCCGACATCCGTTTCACTGGATGAGGCAGCTTGGAGTCCAATTTTGCCGACGTGAGACGGTGAGAGCGATGCCAGATGAGGGAAGTACTCGAGCTCCGGTTGTGCGCACTCAAATCATGCCGCCATTGTTGGGACTGGAACCTCCAGCCCATGCGACGGCAGGTTCTGCTTGCAGAAGATTAAATAAATCAAACGTACCCATACCCCAGGGCATCGAGCACACAACTGGGGAGCTCCCTGACGCTTGCTTGTTCGTTGACCCGCATCCTTAGACCCGTTCCGGGAAACACACTAACTgcacagtacactacactaggAGCGGCGCCGCTCGGGAAAAGAGGTAGCATTGATTGCGGGGCATGCTCCAGCACGGTGAATCTGATCAGGATCTGTGGCAGAGCACGAGTGTATATATGATGCACTTCTGGTTATATGCTCATGGGCTGTAACTACTAGAGATGCCCTCGCTGTGTCACACTCCCCCGTAACCACCCGAATCAAACTCTGTCGACGCTATGATTACTGCAGCACTCCATGGATGTAGACTCGGCCCAATGACCTCCATCCTATCTGATCGGGTAACCGTTACATGGTCTGCGTGGGGTTGTGGCCTGAGATATTCGTTGAGCTGTTCGCCCAATCTCGCTCGCCTGCAGAGGTAGTAGAGACCGCAGTTTAAGAATGGATGAATCTGCAGCTACGAAGACGAGCAAAAAGAAGCGTAGATGCCCATGTTGCTATCCTAACAGCCGGTGGTAAGACAGCACTGCACGTTGGAGCCGTCCTCGCACGGCAATTGAGTGCCGATCCAATATGGCTAATACGGAGGCTGCCTTGATTCAATCACACTCACCAGCCCCACAGTTCCAACGCGAGGACCTCAATGCTTGACCGGGCCGGGCGACGGGATGCTACTGTGGTTAAGCAGTCGGAGGATATTATAACACCCGCAAAGCCCTGGATGCCCTGCTGTGGTATATCACGATAGCCTTCCCGGCCATCTCAAACCGGGGGTGAGGGACACGCAAGATTGGCGTCTCCGGAACCACTGAAAAGCCAACGTCCGGTTCACGTCTTAGCAGCTTTCGCAATGCGGGCGATTTCGTGCACCCTGATCGCAGCCGCGTGCGGGACCGCGACTGGCGTGTCCCTAGCTGCCCgacagggcggcgccgggaaCGCGACGATTCAGTGCGCGGCAATCCCCTCGCCCTTCCCGACCTggcagcagctgccgcaACAGAGCACGCTGCCGGACCCCTTTCTGCCGCTCAAGTACACCACACCCAGCGACGCACAGAACATCATGGCGGGCAAGGGCCAGGGACGGGTGCAGACTCCCGACGAGTGGTACCAGTGCCGGCAGCCCGAGATCCTCCAGATGCTGCAGGAGTACCAGTACGGTTACTACCCGGACCACAGCCAGGAGAAGGTCGAGGCCACGCGCAGCGGGACCACGCTGAACATTGCCGTTACTGCCGGCGACAAGACGGGCAGCTTCAAGGCCAGCTTCACGCTGCCGTCGGGCGCGTCGGCATCCAAGCCGGCGCCCGTGGTCATCAACATCGGCGGCATGCAGAACCAGCCGTATCTGAGTGCGGGCATTGCGATTGCTCAGTTCGACTACACGTCGGTGGCGCCGGACAGCAACTCCAAGACGGGCGCCTTCTGGAGCATCTACAACGGGCGGGACATCGGTGAGTCTCGCCATCTTCCTTGCTCCGCCGCACCCTCCTGTCTCCCCTCACCACCTCATCACTGACACTTGCCGTGTCCGGTTCCTAGGCGTGCTGacggcctgggcctggggCTTCCACCGCGTGCTGGACGCCATCAACATGACGGTGCCCGAGATTGACGCCACGCGGGTCGGCGTGACGGGCTGCTCGCGGCTGGGCAagggcgcgctggcggccgggctGTTCGACAAGCGCATCACGCTGACGATGCCCATGTCGTCCGGGGTGCAGGGCATGGGCCCGTACCGCTACTACACGATGAGCGGGCAGGGCGAGAATCTTGAGAACAGCAAGCAGGGGGCGCCCTGGTGGACGGACAGCACGCTGGGCACCTTTGTCAACCACGCCGAGAACCTGCCGTACGACGCGCACACCATCGCGGCCGCCATCGCGCCGAGGGCGCTGGTCATCGACCAGGGTACCGGCGACCAGTTCACCAACAGCAAGGCCACCGCCGTCATCATCTACCCGGCGGCGAAGCTGGTGTACGACTGGCTGGGCGTGGGCGACCAGATCGCCATGAGCgtgcgcagcggcgggcaCTGCGACATGAGCGGGTAGTAAGTGGCTCGAGAGCATCATCGATCGATCAATGTCCCGAGGAACCAAAAAATGACTGAcgcgatggcgatggtgtTTCAGCACGTCCGTCCTTCCCTACGTGCAAAAGATCTTCTTTGGCACGCCGACGAACAAGGACTACAACAGCCTCGGCTCGTACGGGTCGCCCATCACGACCGCGTATCCCTGGGCGACTGCAACGCCTCCCAGCAAGGCGGCGTAATTAATTAGATGAAAGGAATGGAGATCGACTCGACATGTCCGAGTTTGTGTATGAAATAACGCGCCGCAATTGATGAGAATCGGGATGCTTACCCGGTTCTTTGTGCTGTGTACGGAGCAATTCGAGGTCCGCCCGGTTCCATTACAGCACAACCTGAGTCCAGATAGGAGATGTCACTTAGGTACCTGCCTTTAGGGTGGTGTCGTACGGAGAGGGGCAGCTAAAATTAGGCGGGTCCACTGCCGGGCCGGGGGATGCTGGCTGTTGGGCAGCTGGGATGGCCTAGCGTAGTTTGTATTCCGTACCGAGATTCGGGGCGCAGCTGTCTCGGGACTCTGCAGGCACGGGACGGAAACAACCTAGCACTCCCAACACCCCGATCGCAGCATCCGACGACCGCCCGCGAGGCCATCATCGCGGCGCATGCGCTTGTCTCAGAAAACCGCTCCGCTGTTGGTTTCCCGCCCAACGTCACGATGCAGTGATCGCCAACGCAAGATCTGTCGCTTTCCTCGAGAGAAGAATGGAGAGGCTCGGCCTGCACGCAAATGGTCAGTCCCTGAATACGCCGTCTCCCGGCTCGAACCGAGATGTGTCGTGTGTCTCTGGTCGTGTCTAACATGCGCATACTCCCCACCCAGACCCCCGCTGGTCCTCGATCCCGACCGACctgctcctcgccgagctctcGAGACGCGATGACGCCAGCAACCGCCCCGCGTGCGGCTCCGGGAAGAAGGGCTCCTACGACACGGGCATCCATGTGTTTGCGCTCTTCCTGATCCTCACCCTGAGCACGCTGGGTCTGTCGCACACCTCCCTTTACATTGTGCGTGCTCGGTTGCTGACCAACGGGCGCAACAGCATGCGGATTCCCCATCTTCTCCCAGCGCCTGACCAAGGgcagccgccggcagcgcaaCATCATCTTCCTCTGCCAGCACTTCGGCACCGGCGTGCTGATGGCCACCGCCTTCGTCCACCTCCTCCCGACAGCCTTCAACTCCCTGACCGACCCCTGCCTGCCGCACATCTTCAGCAAGGGATACCGcccgctcgccggcctcATCGCCATGGTGTCGGCCCTCGtggtcgtcgccctcgagtCGTACCTCACcacccgcggcgccggccattCCCATTCGCACCATCCCGTCTGggaggatgatgacgacACCGGCGACAGCGACGCGCACAGCGGCGCGCCCACGCCGGACGACACACCCGCTGACGGCTCGGCAGCCCGCCGTGCGCGCCGCGATCGGCCGGCCAGCATcatcgccctcgacgacctGGAGGCGTCGCAGGGCCTGGTCTCCGGGGCCTCGCCTCTTGCGGGCTCTACGCCGACGATGGCGCCCGCGAGGGAGGGTCTGCTGAAGGGCGGTGCGAGCGGGGCGCGCAAGTCGCACGACcacaacgacgacgatgatAGGGAGTCGCTGGACCTGGAGCTTAGcttcgaggagctgcggggGCCAGACGCAGATGCTGGTGCTCCGCAGCGCAAGCTCGAGCGGACTCTCTCCGCTCTGGAGCATGTGCCTGGGCCCGAGGAGCAGAAACGCTTGATGCTGCAGtgcgcgctgctcgaggccggcatCCTGTTCCACAGCATCTTCATCGGCATGGCGCTGTCCGTGGCGCAGGGTCCGACGTTTGCCGTGTTCCTCATTGCCATCTCTTTTCACCGTATGTCTTCCCTCCGCGTTTTTTGTGATCTTCCCGAGACAAGCGGTGCGTCTTTGCAGCGATAACTGACAAAAAGAAACCGCCCAGAATCCTTCGAaggcctcgccctcggcacgcgcatcgccgccctgcaCTTCCCCCGCTCGTCCCCTCGGCCCTGGCTCATGGTCCTGGCCTTTGGCGCCACCACCCCGCTGGGCCAGGCAATCGGCCTGTTCGTCCACCGCTTCTACGACCCCATGAGCCAGACCGGCCTGCTCATGGTGGGCTTCATGAACGCCATCTCGagcgggctgctgctgtttgCCGGCCTGGtccagctgctggccgaggactTCCTGACCGAGAAGAGCTACACCACCCTGAAGGGCCGCCGGAGGGTGAATGCCTTCCTGGCTgtggtgagcggggccggcCTGATGGCCGCGGTTGGCGCGTTTGCTTGAGGCGCTTCTGGGCCggatgggggagggggagtATGCTTTTACATGCATTTGCATCGTCAAATACCGGGGTTGGCGTTCGTGGGCGTTTTCAGGGTCTGGCGGCATTTCTAATTTCTCATCTATCTGTCTGTTGGCAAGAACCGCATCCAACTCATGACTCCACGGTCTGAGTCCGGCCAGTCCATCCCCGGGCCTCTTGTGTCCCTGTCCCAGCTCCAACACTCTCCTCCCGTCTTCTTTCCCAACGCCCCATCACCTCGCCTCGGCCCGagcctcatcctcctcctccgtcttTCACCCGCCCGGGATTGCGACTTTTACCTCCCGCCGTTGACGTACGCGTCAAACGTGGCCTTGGGCACCTTGCCCAGGCTCAGCGACTCGGAGAACATGCCGACGTCGTCGTGGatcgagaagctgctggccgtgctCGCCGGCTGCGCCACCGCCGTCTTGGACACGGCCCACGCGAACGTGTTGACCCCCGACGGGTTgagcccgccgctgccgctgccgctccaCTTGCTGCAGCCCGTGCAGACCGTCTCGACCGTCCAGTGCGTCGCGTTGCGCGAGGCTGACAGCGTGCGGTAGGTCGCTGAGGGGTAGAGTGCCGGTTGGGTGCGGCCGCTGGGGGTTTTTGGCTAGTTAGCGGGAATTTTCGATTTCGGATGCGGGAAGGTGAAGAAATCGAGGGGGGTTCAAACGATTGTTTGGGTTGGGGTTGtgggagaagaagaagaagacgtACGTCGCCCACCGCGACGACACGGTCACGCCCGTGTTGCCGTTCGGCCAGACCACCGTCAGCGGGTTGAGCGtcatgccgccgccccaggaGAAGCCGGCCCAGCCGAGCGAGGCGGGCGCTACGATCTGCAGCAGCGTCTGGAACGGGGCgccggacgaggccgagtcCGGGATGGCGACGCGGTAGACGGGGATGGTCGGCCCCCACGAGTACTCCAGGTAGCAGATGGACGTCGACGGGTTGCAGTACTTGCCCGTGGTCGGCGTGCTCTGGCGGGCGTCCAGGTGGTTCGGCCTGGGCGACACCGGCGAGGCCTGGCCCTCCCCGCTGATGCCGAGGAGCAgtaggaggaggagcgagAGGATGTCGGAGACGGCGTACATGGTGTTTGAGGAAAAGGGTAGGGAGCGAAAAGCTTGGCGGTCGGAAGATCACGGCTTCTGCAAGGACGGCACTGAAGAACGGGCGATAGATGGTGTGGCTAATAAGAGCAGCGCCTGCGGGCGATATAATAAACGTGGTCTGCGTCCCATGCTCCGGGTCTCCGACCTGGAGAGGGGAATGATCCGCGTTGAGTCGCATGCTGGTCGTTTCCTTACACGGAGGTAGCACTCCGGTTAAATAGAGGCTTATAAAACCCAATATCTAGAACCATTATCTTGCTGTCCTACTACGACTTTCCAGACGCTGGTGCCGCTGTCCTATGCTCCGTGAAATATGGAGGTCCGATCTTAGGCTGAAGGAGAAGGTCGCAACGTGAGCGACTTACTATCTGGTTCTGCTGGATCCAATGCTACTACGCCATCTGTCTCTTGCTATAGCAGGACCGGCTCGAGGTGAGCTGGCCAATCAACGACTGGATAAAGACGCTGACAGTTCGTCTGCGTAGTAAGGTTGGTCATACAACATTTGGCCAAGCTCCGAAGAAAACAACATAGCGAACGGAGTTCTCGACCCTTCAAGACCTGAAATAATATCTTCACCGGGACAATCCGGTCCACCAATGGAAAGCTAAGGCACGACTTATTGATAGTTCACCGGGGAGACACACAGACAGCTTTAGTCGAGAACTGGACTACTTGCTGGCTGGGAAACGCAGAAGCGCAGGACTTCGCTAGGATACCGGACGAAGGACGGCTCAAAGGCAGTACCGTGGGGTCAGCAATCTCTGAAAAAGGGCTGATGCCTATACATGCTTTTAGCAATAAGAGGTCTCGTAGCAGCAGATGCAGCCCTGGATGCCCTTCCGGCGAAGGCCGAGTGACAGGCTAGTGACACACGCCGCGAGAGAAGCGGCCCCGGGCTCGGGGGACAGGGAGCAGCCAGAGGCAGTCACCCCTCTATCTATGGCAGTTAACCTCATGATACTTCCGATCGAGAAAAGCATTGCTGACGCAGAGTGTTTTCTATGGGGGAAATTCGAACTGGTTTCCCACTGAgcggtgctgcggcggcagtAATCAGTGGGAAGGGCGTGCATTTGTTAGATTGATTGGGCGAACTTAACATCAGCTGATATTTCGTCGCGTCCGCGTAATTGACGCCCGATCCCAGACACGCTTTGTCGACTTGATTCAGGAGTTTCATGACATTCGGCCGAGACACGGGCGCGACGCGTCCATAGCTCTGTGCTGAGTGTTTGATTGTGGGGATCGTAGCGGAAGCACCTTGTGCAGTTAGGTGTAGCCTAGCCCCGCATTCCACAGGCGTCAGCTTCCACTCCACTCGAGATTCTGGATCAAATCAATCCGTCAGTTGCGGCATGGACGACTTCTCGAAGAGCATCGCAGCCACAACGTCGTCCGCTCTGTCGGGAGAAGCCCAGGCAACGGCCGCCAAAATCCAAAAGGCCGTCACCGCCGGCGTTGTCGGCGACGGTGCGCTTCAGGCGCGGCTCTCGGGACTGTCGGCGCGACTGCAGGTGTTCCGCCTGCACGCCGACCAGCTCAGCCGCTGCATCGCCGACGCGCCCGTCGTGCATCCCAACCTCGGAGACGTCCTCAAGTCCAGCCTGGCCGAATCTGCCCACGCGCTGAGGACCGTGACCGGCAGGCTGGAGCCAGGGTCCGACAGCCTCGACAGCCACGCGGTCTCTGCTTTCGAGGCTTTGCTCGCCGCGTACACCAGGCTCTTTGTCCTGGGCACTCAGCTGTTGACAATGtgggtgctgccgccgcagcgttATCTCCGCATAACTCGTTCCATTTTGTGTCCCAATTACTGAGCCTTCATTAGAGAAACGGAACAAGAACAACAAGCGAAGCTGGCTAGTCCAGTCGCGAGGGAGAtcgtggccgccgcccacaATGCCTCGCAAGGGGTTCTCTCTTTTAGCTATGCGATGGAGAATTGAGCTGCCGTTGACTCAGGCTTAAGTCCTTGAGAGGACAGGAACCCGGCCCGCGCCAGTTATCCCCTGATCACCACCGAAGTCTGCCACTGGATCTTGGGATCCATCTCGAAGAGCCTCTCGCCAGACATTGGAGGAGGGATCTTGGACGCTGTGGGATTGTGATCCCTGGTCAGTCCCTGGACAGCGGTCTGTCTTCATCCAAGCCATCGGTTGAACAGACAGAGCCTCCAGCTTCATCCAGTCCATCTTCGCCCAGCCCACTTGGTACCTTTCACTCTATTTGATGGGTGCGCAGACAGCTGGAGGGCGTGATCTAGGGACATGCGGACGACCCTAAGTGCCGAGCCAGCTCAGCCTAGTTTCATCCCGCTGTGTTCGGCTACTTGCAGGTAATAGCGACGCCTGTTTGGCCAAGTTGGACGAGCACGGTTTATGCGGTGAGGCTTGCACGTACGCATGTCGAGATTAGTTTGGAGGAGAAATGGCGTGAGGGATTGGAATCTTTTGTGACATTTTCAACTTCTTTCGAATTTTGTATGCTTGTTCTGGAGGCCCTCGCCTGGGTATTCAAGCTTGCAGAAGTAATAGTGCTACTACGGCTATTTGTACCGAGTAAAGGGCTACCACTTCTCGCGAAGATGAAGCCCGAGATGACCAGCCTGCTAGGTATTGCGAGAAGGAGAGGAACGGTCTTCAATACTCAGTGACCACCACGTCGACTAGGTTAAGGAGAGAATCACTTGAAGAGCTCATACAAAGTCGGATTGACAGTTGGCAGTACTTGATAGCTCAACAGCGCCAGGCGAAAATATAAAACGCTCCTGGAAAAGGCTCCGCGGCACGACTGATTAGCCCCCTCCTCATAGTCTCTCTCACTTCCCGTTAACATCGCGTTTCCAAGCAAGCAGCCCAGCACGCAACACCAAACAGGGGGCACCGCAACCAGATCAGACCGGCCCTAGCCGCCTAGTTCCCTCCACCTTCCAGCACGCTCTCGACCTTCTGCTTGCCCTTGCCAatgccgccctcgcccacgCCCATCCGGCGCGCAACGTATCGCTGCGCGACGACGCCAACAGCAAGGCTGAGAGCCTCCTCCACCCACTCGGCCACCCACTCGCGGGGGTCCACCCCGCCGCTCTCGATGATCTCGCGGATCTCCTCGGGCACCCGGCCAAACTCGGCCTGGAAGTCCTCATCCCCGCTCGCGGGCGTCAgcggcgtggccggggcATCCAGCCAGCGGATCCACCGCGCCGGCACGCGCTGGCTGACAGTCGCGTACTGGATCTCGTGCACGGGGTCGAGGATGAACACGGCAAAGCacacctcgtcgtcctcctcctcctcggccacgACCGACTCctgcttctccttctcctcggccgccgacccggcgAACAGCGTCTGGTCGCTCGGCACGCGCACGGCCTGCACCGACAGGAACAGGTCCGAGCTGCGCACGGGGTTGGACTCGCTGACCGGTTCGTGCGCCCGCTGGCGCGCCCGCTCGATCCCGCCGTGCGCCGCGAAGTACTCGGCCGCGTAACCCTCGGCGTTCGCCCGGCACAGCTTGGTGccctcgacgaggccgtgcACGAGGCCCAGGTCGCGCGGCGCGTCGGCCTGCCGCCACCACGGCCCGTCCCGCCACCCGGCGGATGactgctgcgcgccgccgccgccgaagaggcCGCCGGCTTTCTCGGCCGACGGGGTGCGCAGCGTGGACTCCTGTCCGCGTTGGATCACCAGCAGGTCGCCGCCTTCCACCTGGGACATGACCCGGCTGAAGACGCCGTAGATGAGCGGATCGAGCGACGGGTAGCCGGCGAGGTCGTGCGTGATGTGGATCAGCAGGCGCTCGTGCGACGAGATGGGCGGGGCGAGCGTGTGCAGGATGTTGGTGAAGGTGGGCAGGGCACGGTGCCGGAGTTCGTCGCCTGACATGGGGCGCATGTTGATGTTAGCATTGCTCCGGTGTCTTATGCGAGAGAGCTGAGGACAGAAACGAACCAAGACCCCGCAGAGCGCCGACGTTCCCGCGGACCTGGTCCGCCCActtcttggcctcctcgTTCTGCTGAATCTCCTTGACCGCAGCCTCGGCCTGTTtcatggcggccgcggcggtggaCAACAGCCCTCCCCACCAGCTGCCCCCGCTGCTTGCGGCTGGTTGCGCCGCTTGGGCCTTCTTCTCGGGCTCGTGCGGCTCGGAGCTGGTCGCGCTCGGGGTCAGGCTTGTGTGACGGGACGCGGTGCTCTCGACGGATCTGCGCGGGGCACTGGCGGTGGCAGTGTcggtgccgggcggcggcggcggaggggtgGAGGTTGATGCCCTCTTCGCAGGGGATGGTTTGGGCGCAGTATCGCGGACGCGCGGGGTGTGCGGTCGGGAGGGCGCCGTCTCGCCGAGTTCGTTCTcaagctcggcgaggatATCGTTTTCAGCAGCCGCATCGGGTTTCGACTTGGGAGCGCCCGGCTTGGCCTTTGACGTCTTCTTGGgggccgcgtcgtcgccaATGCCCTCGAacagctcgcccagctcgtcgtcggtggGAGCCGCCTTCGACCGCTTGCTGGCCATTTCTGCGGGATTCGGGGCGAGGGAGCGCGCCGAATGGATTTAGGGGTTGGCAGATGTAGATGCGATGCGTATGGACAAGATCACGTTGACGAGAGATTCACTGTATTCCGCACATGCGCTGGTCCGTTGTTTGATGCTGTTGGTATGTACAAAGGGGGGTACAGGAGAGCGTCGGCGTTGACCACTGAGGTTGCGGCGGAGCACAGCAGCCTGTAATCGCTGCAAGTTGCGTCACATGGAACCCAACCAGCATGGCCCTGACGGCAGCCCATTCATTGGCTTGGGAGCCAGCTACACTCATGTGAGACTGTGAGGCCGCAGCTGACACCAGCTGGCGGGAGTGGGAGTGGGGCTCAGCCGATGGCACGACTGTGTCGGAGTGCGATTGGGCCTGGCTTATTCGGGAACCTCCAGAAATTGACGTGAGAAGAAATCTAACACGCAGGGAGGGCAACCAGCACGCCGACAACTCGGCCTGATATTCAACGCCTGGCACTGCTATTGTGCCGTTCAGACAATAGCCAGGCCAAGCCAGGCCATCCTGCTTGCCACTGCTTTGGTCTCTTGTATTTTTTTGCCCCGTCCCGGCCTGCGCATTTCTTTCTCTCCTTGTCGGCAACAGTCGAATAAGCGACCAACTGGAGACGGGCATTGGCCTTGCTTGACCCTGACACGTTGAGTGGGAAGCCCGCCTGGACGCTTTAGTGCGAAGCTCTTTTTTCGCCGCAGCCGACCGGCCACTCATACGCGCCTCTCCGCCTCTCCGCCAACACCACGGCTCCGTCCACACACCGGTTTGCACACagcaggcggccgaggaagcTCGTGCAAGTGCTGCTGGTGTGCGGATTGAATTAACAGCCACGGCTGatgggccgccgccgcagcagcagtcgcggtcgcggcgcaAAGAAGCGTGCCTCTCTCCCGTCTCACTCGCTCTCTCACCCTCCCCAGACTCACCACACGCCGCCATTTTCAGACTCGGCCAGCCCGAGCACTCCCGAAGCCTCCGCGCTTCCCCCGGCCCTGAGGATGCCTCACACAGCGCCCCAGCGAGGCGGCAAGGCCCGGCAAACCAACATCACCACGCCCCATCGCGCCTCGTCTCCTGCGGCTGACCACGCACTGCGTGCCACCTCCCGGACGGACCGGCCCGCCCGCAGCGCGACCTTTCATCTCTCGTCTTCCAGCTTTGAGTCACCGTCGGCCGCAGACTCCATCatggctgctgccggccctTCCCGCAAGCGGTCCCGGACGTTTGAGACGTCTTacgacggcgcggccgatGATGAGGGCCATTCAAAGGGGGGCCACTCATTGCGGAAGCGGGCCCGGATTGACTACACCCAGGAGATGATCGATGACGACCTCGGTCTCCCGGCGCCAAAGAATGATTTGTTCGCCAAGCCGGCCGCTGTCACGCCcagcgcccgcggccgcaggAGGAAAGGCGTCCACGACGACTCTGGTGAGGAGTCCGATGGCTTCGCATCAAATCCCAAGCGCCATCACCGCGCCGACAAGTCTCCGGCGCCCGCTCGGCCGGCTtcttcccgccgccgtcacccATCCAAGAAGCTGTCTCCAGATGCCAGTGCCTACGTCGACCAGCCCTCCGACAACGAGGTGCAGGACACCATCCTGGTCAGCGTGCCCAACATGGGcccgggcgcgccggcggaggagtCGGATCGCTCCTCggcccgcgaggccgagtcgCCGCAGACGTCTTCAGATGAAAGCGATGAGGCTCGCGCACGAGGGctgccgcccacgccgcgtGTGCAACCCTCGGCATCAATCAAACATGAGGTGTCTGTCGCTGCTGAAGACGAGGTGATTGACAAAAGTCTCATTCCCGAGCCAGCCGACGAAAAACCGCCGATTGCGCCTGAACCCATTTCACTCACGCCCGGCCCCGAGATTGAACTCGCAGAGCACGCAGAGCGCGCCCCCGAAAAGGACGCCGCAAGCCTGCCCACCGACTTGATCGTGTCGCCGACGGCTGTGGCAGAAGCCGATTCAACGAGTGAGCGGCCTGTGCAACTGCCCGAGCAAACGCATCACCCCCAGCAAGAGCCATCGGCACTCGCAGCAACAATTGAAAAAACTGCGCCAGAGAACCCCGCAGCCCAGGATGCAACGACGGTAGAGGAACCCTCAG belongs to Thermothielavioides terrestris NRRL 8126 chromosome 5, complete sequence and includes:
- a CDS encoding carbohydrate esterase family 15 protein (CAZy_ID 269851) — translated: MRAISCTLIAAACGTATGVSLAARQGGAGNATIQCAAIPSPFPTWQQLPQQSTLPDPFLPLKYTTPSDAQNIMAGKGQGRVQTPDEWYQCRQPEILQMLQEYQYGYYPDHSQEKVEATRSGTTLNIAVTAGDKTGSFKASFTLPSGASASKPAPVVINIGGMQNQPYLSAGIAIAQFDYTSVAPDSNSKTGAFWSIYNGRDIGVLTAWAWGFHRVLDAINMTVPEIDATRVGVTGCSRLGKGALAAGLFDKRITLTMPMSSGVQGMGPYRYYTMSGQGENLENSKQGAPWWTDSTLGTFVNHAENLPYDAHTIAAAIAPRALVIDQGTGDQFTNSKATAVIIYPAAKLVYDWLGVGDQIAMSVRSGGHCDMSGYTSVLPYVQKIFFGTPTNKDYNSLGSYGSPITTAYPWATATPPSKAA